The nucleotide sequence TTCCATCCGGTGAAAACGCTACTGCCTTAACAATATCGGTATGACCTGTAAGCACAGCGAGATAATGACCAGTGATCGCATTCCATAATCGAATTGTGTTATCCTCACTGCCACTCGCAAGGGTTCTTCCGTTCGGCGAAAATGCTACTGTCGTAACAATATCGGTATGGCCGGTTAAAACTTCCAATTGCTCTCCGGTGTCAACATCCCACAATCGAACAGCGTTGTCTTCACCGCCGCTCGCGAGTTTAGAACTGTTCGGTGCAAACGCCAATGCGGTAACCATATCCGTATGATCCAAGATCGCCGTCTTGGTGCCAGCATTCACATTCCACAAGAAAATCCTCTCATCTTGACTTGCACTTGCGAGGATTTCACCATCCGGAGAAAACGCGACATCATCAATTAGATATTCATGGCCGTTTAAGGTTTGAGACGCAGTGTAGGTGGACAGGTCCCACAATCGAAGTTTTTCGTCATCACAGCCGCTGGCGAGGAGACTCCCGTCAGGAGAGAATGCTACGGCATTAATCCACTCAATATGGCCGTCAATAATTGCCTTCTCTGCACCGGTAGCAGGATCCCAAAAACGTATGGTATGATCACCACTCGCACTGGCAATCGTTTTTCCATCGGGAGAGAAAGAGATGCCGCAAATACCATCTTTATGTCCTGTGAGAGTTGCTTGTTCGGTGCCTGTATCCGCATTCCAGAGCCGAACGGTCTGGTCACCACTCCCACTCGCGAGGAATGTCCCATCGGGTGAAAACTCCAAATTACCGGTAACACCGATATCGGTGGCGAGAGTTTCTAATTTTTCACCGGTAGTGGTATCCCATAAGCAGAGCGTCTCGTCTCGACTGCCACTGACGAGATTTATACCGTTGGGAGAGAACGCCAACGCCATAACGTTATGTGTATGTCCTGTGAGGGTGGAAAGCTGTCTTCCTGTATGGGCATCCCAGAGATTGATGGTGAAGTCATTACTCCCACTCGCAAGGGTTTTGCCATCCGGTGACAACGCCAAGGTAGTGATAGGATATGCATGTCCGATGCTCTCAAAATGCAGGCGACCTGTGTGAATGTCCCAAAATTGGATTTTCCCATCCAGCCCTGCGCTGATGAGGGTTTTACCATCCGGTGAGACGACGAACGCCCAGACTTCATCTTCAGCATTTCCGAGCCTCATTATGGAGTGACGCTGGCCAGTGTAGACATCCCATAGCGAAATCGTATCATCCCCATTTCCAGTTACAAGGATTGTACCATCGCGCGAAAAAGCGAGCGAAACAGCACCTTGATCCTGTCCATGCTTAAGGAGTGCGAGTTCGGTGCAGGTATGTGCATCATACAACCAGACACCGATATAAGAGGCAACAGCAAGACGGATCCCATCTGGTGAATACTGAATATCCGCTATTCCGCCTTTGCCGAGGCGCGCCAAAGCACCTGTGGGAAGCTCCCATTGCGTGTAGGGTTGTGGGTTTTGGGTGTTCATGTCGTCTAAATCTGCGAGATAATAAGTGTGCTTCACTGCCTAACACGAGCACTAAGCCTACTTTCTTTCTTCAAGAAGTTGATGCCGGAGCAGCATGAGTTGAGAAGCCTCTAATGTCTCCAAAGCATACATTCTGCCTTGCAGATCACTAAATTCAACTTCAAATACGCCAGGTTCATATTCCTCAACAATTGTGCCGACCTGTCCACGGTATAAATTGAGTGCAGGCATATCTACTATTAGGGCAACAGTATCAAGTAATTTCATTGTATTCGTTTTTGTTCAAGCACATAAGCGGCAATATGCTTATAAAAAAATTAAGTCAGAGGAATACCTCAAGTATCTTTTTTTAACCCAACCTACCACACAAAAATTCAAAAAAATGAAACTAACAGGCTCCACTATCTCCAAAATGCCTTGATTTTTCACGTCAAATAAGGTATAATAATCGTAGGTTATTGGTAGTGATGAATTGCTTATCAGCACTCTGTTTCTCAATGTAAACACTATATCATATTGACTTTAAAAAACGCATAAATTTCTCCCGATAGAATGGACGGAGGGAAACCCGATGAACATTCTTCACGAATTAAATGAAAAACAGAAAGAGGCTGTAACACATAAAAATGGTCCCCTACTCGTCATCGCAGGTCCCGGCACTGGAAAAACGAAAGTCATCACACACCGCATCGCCTACTTGATTCGTCATCACGGCATCAAGCCGGAAAATATCCTTGCGATTACTTTTACCAACAAAGCTGCGCAAGAGATGCAGGAACGCGTTAACGATGAGATCGGCGAACCGCACGGTTCCAACATTAAGGTCAGCACCTTCCACGCATTTTGCGTCAGCGTGCTCCGAAAGCACGCACTACGGATCGGCTTAAGCGAAAACTTCACTATTTTCGATCAAGAACTCCAAGACGAGATCTTAACAGAAAGTGTTCGTGAGCTGAACCTCAATGACGATGACTATCCACCGTGGTTGCTGCGCTCCATCATCAGCGATGCCAAATGCAAATTACAGAACCCTGCTGATGCAGCAGAGGGAGTGGACTTTCATGATCCGGGAATTGTCGAAAATATCCGAAGTGTACTGCGAAACTATCAGGACAAACTCGCCGAATACGATGCACTCGATTTCGACGACCTCCTCGTGAAAGTCGTCGAATTATTTCAACAGGTTCCAGAGGTATTGAAAGACTATCACAGAGAAATCGCCTATATCCTCGTTGACGAATTTCACGACGTGAACAGCGTGCAGTATCACCTCCTCCAACTGCTCTGTGCCTCACCCGAACAAAATCTTATGGTCGTTGCTGACGAAGATCAGGCGATCTACAGTTGGCGCGGTTCAAACCCGCAGTATATTGATGACTTCAGAGCCGATTTCAATCCACGAACGCTCGAGCTGGATGACCACTATAGGTGTAGCGAAAAGATTTTGCGCGCCGCCGAGGAAGTTATCTCACGAAATCCGGAGCGACAGAAACAGCACACCCTTAGAAGCCACAAAGATGCAGGACGGGATATTTTTCACTACACCTTTGATACGCCGGTAGCGGAAGCACACGGCATCATTCAAGTCATCCAGAACTTGGTAACGCAACGGAAGTATTCCTATCGCGATATCGCTGTCTTCTACCGAACGCACAGACTTGCAGATGTTTTAGCAGAGCAGTTGTTACACGCAGACATCAAATTCCAGCGGATTCAATCGACGAATTCCTTTGGAGAAGGCGGTAGTAAAGACATCCTCGCCTATCTCCGTTTCATTCAGTGGCAACTCCCACAAGACTTGGAGCGCGCAATCAATTTCCCTGAAACCTGTATTGATGACTTAACATGGGTACGCCTCAAATGGCTTGCGCAGCGCGAAAACATTGAATTCGTAGAACTCTTGAGAAATATTGAGGCATATCCACAGGATGTCGGTCCTTTGACCCGCCGAAATGTCCGCCAATTTTGGACACAAATTGAGAAGTTATCAACTGAAATTGAAAGCGAAAAGACCGATAAAACCATCTTAAAACTCTTTGATACTTTGGAGCTTTCCCGTTCTCCCTACCGCAGTGAAGAACTGGAGGTCATTGAAAAACAACCTGAGTCGCCGAATCTGGCAACCGCTCAGGATGTCCTCTACAGTGCCATCGACCTCGAAGAACCGATTCAGATTACCGCCAGTTACGGGATTGACGAGTACTGTGCAGCTCATATTATCCATCAGACGCTTGAAACCTATCTAAACCACACAGCACAACTCCAATTTCTGCCACCTGACGGAAACACCCCCATGCAGAACGAAGACGGTGTCCATCTATTGATCGGTGATTTTGAGGAGATCAGGGAAAGTGGACGGGATGCCCGGACAATTCTTATCGGTACAGCGGATACGATAAATACAGATGCGATTCACCTTGAAACTAAGGGGATTCGGAGCATCGCGGCACTCAAACTCTGTCAACGACTTGTTAACCGCTTTGAAAGTCCAAATATGGCGGATATGGTCGTCTATGATCTCGAGACCACCGGTATCAATCCAAAAACAGCGGAAATCGTTGAGATTGCTGCACACCGTCTCAGCGCAATCGGGGATGAGGTCGAGCGATACTATCGTTTGGTAAAACCACCCGGTGGACACATCCCACGGTCAGCCACACGTATCCACGGCATCGATCCCGAAACGGTCAAAACCGCCCCGGGGATTGAATTGGTACTACCTGAATTCTTTGGGTTCATTCAGAACAGGATTTTGATTGGGCACAACGTGGCAGAATATGATAATCCTATCCTTGGACGTGATCTCATACGGTATCTGAAAAGAGGACTATCCGCGCCACATTACGATACACTTGCCACGGCGCGCAGGCTTTTCCCACGGCAAAGATGTAGCATGCACGCGCTTGCCGAGAAATTTGAGATTGAACACGACCGTTTACATAGTGCCTTAGAGGATGTCAGAGTCAATCGTGAGATCTTCAAAGAACTCATCAAAATTGACGCTTACAAGCGCGAGGTGAAATCACTGACCGAATTGCTACCGCTTGTTGGGCTTGGTATTCTTGCGAAAACTGAGGCATCCCAATCAGAACCCGCTAAAGGAGACACCTTAACCGAGACTGAAGTATTTCTCAATGCAGCGAAACGTTTCGTCCAGACGCATAACGCCGTCCTGCCGGATCGCCTACCACTTGAGACAACAGAGGCAGTACAAGCAACAGCCTTTATGGAAGAATTACAAGATAGCACCGTCCCAGAATCCCCAGAAGACGCTGAGTGGCGAAGACACCACATTCATTTCATGAACGCGGTTCTCCACTTTGAATCACTGAGTGATGAACATGGACTCACCAACTTTTTGGATTATCAGAAATTGCTCACCAATATCGATGAAATGGATGACGAGACGGAGCAGCTAACGTTAATGACACTACACGCAGCGAAAGGGACAGAATTTCCAATTGTTATCATTCTCGGTATGGAGGAAGGAAGTTTCCCGATGTGGAAGCAGAACATCACAGAAGCAGAACTTGAAGAGGAGCGTCGTCTTTTCTACGTAGGTATGACCCGTGCGCAAAACCAGCTCTATCTGTCGTCTACCACCTATCGCACCGGAGATCGGGATCGTTCCGCGTCCATGTTCGTTCGTGAGGTGCCGTCTAACTATGTAATCAAATGGCCTCAGTCGAAACGCAAATAGGTAATCCTGTTCGTAGTAGGGCAATTCATTGCCCGTTCCTCTCACTGCGGGGTAGTGCGATAAATCGCACTACTACGAACCTCCCTTCAAATTCAAAGTTGATAAAGCAGTAGTTAGCAATTATTGATCTGGACGGATCTTATCCCAATCCCATAGCA is from Candidatus Poribacteria bacterium and encodes:
- a CDS encoding WD40 repeat domain-containing protein, producing the protein MNTQNPQPYTQWELPTGALARLGKGGIADIQYSPDGIRLAVASYIGVWLYDAHTCTELALLKHGQDQGAVSLAFSRDGTILVTGNGDDTISLWDVYTGQRHSIMRLGNAEDEVWAFVVSPDGKTLISAGLDGKIQFWDIHTGRLHFESIGHAYPITTLALSPDGKTLASGSNDFTINLWDAHTGRQLSTLTGHTHNVMALAFSPNGINLVSGSRDETLCLWDTTTGEKLETLATDIGVTGNLEFSPDGTFLASGSGDQTVRLWNADTGTEQATLTGHKDGICGISFSPDGKTIASASGDHTIRFWDPATGAEKAIIDGHIEWINAVAFSPDGSLLASGCDDEKLRLWDLSTYTASQTLNGHEYLIDDVAFSPDGEILASASQDERIFLWNVNAGTKTAILDHTDMVTALAFAPNSSKLASGGEDNAVRLWDVDTGEQLEVLTGHTDIVTTVAFSPNGRTLASGSEDNTIRLWNAITGHYLAVLTGHTDIVKAVAFSPDGNILASGSSDNTIRLWDVNNCQHIATLTGHTDTVETVAFSPDGRTLMSGGDTEDNTIRLWDPVTNQQRALIKNFRVRTLAFSPDGRTLASGSADGTILIWDVATVEATYNLV
- a CDS encoding DUF4926 domain-containing protein, with translation MKLLDTVALIVDMPALNLYRGQVGTIVEEYEPGVFEVEFSDLQGRMYALETLEASQLMLLRHQLLEERK
- a CDS encoding UvrD-helicase domain-containing protein encodes the protein MNILHELNEKQKEAVTHKNGPLLVIAGPGTGKTKVITHRIAYLIRHHGIKPENILAITFTNKAAQEMQERVNDEIGEPHGSNIKVSTFHAFCVSVLRKHALRIGLSENFTIFDQELQDEILTESVRELNLNDDDYPPWLLRSIISDAKCKLQNPADAAEGVDFHDPGIVENIRSVLRNYQDKLAEYDALDFDDLLVKVVELFQQVPEVLKDYHREIAYILVDEFHDVNSVQYHLLQLLCASPEQNLMVVADEDQAIYSWRGSNPQYIDDFRADFNPRTLELDDHYRCSEKILRAAEEVISRNPERQKQHTLRSHKDAGRDIFHYTFDTPVAEAHGIIQVIQNLVTQRKYSYRDIAVFYRTHRLADVLAEQLLHADIKFQRIQSTNSFGEGGSKDILAYLRFIQWQLPQDLERAINFPETCIDDLTWVRLKWLAQRENIEFVELLRNIEAYPQDVGPLTRRNVRQFWTQIEKLSTEIESEKTDKTILKLFDTLELSRSPYRSEELEVIEKQPESPNLATAQDVLYSAIDLEEPIQITASYGIDEYCAAHIIHQTLETYLNHTAQLQFLPPDGNTPMQNEDGVHLLIGDFEEIRESGRDARTILIGTADTINTDAIHLETKGIRSIAALKLCQRLVNRFESPNMADMVVYDLETTGINPKTAEIVEIAAHRLSAIGDEVERYYRLVKPPGGHIPRSATRIHGIDPETVKTAPGIELVLPEFFGFIQNRILIGHNVAEYDNPILGRDLIRYLKRGLSAPHYDTLATARRLFPRQRCSMHALAEKFEIEHDRLHSALEDVRVNREIFKELIKIDAYKREVKSLTELLPLVGLGILAKTEASQSEPAKGDTLTETEVFLNAAKRFVQTHNAVLPDRLPLETTEAVQATAFMEELQDSTVPESPEDAEWRRHHIHFMNAVLHFESLSDEHGLTNFLDYQKLLTNIDEMDDETEQLTLMTLHAAKGTEFPIVIILGMEEGSFPMWKQNITEAELEEERRLFYVGMTRAQNQLYLSSTTYRTGDRDRSASMFVREVPSNYVIKWPQSKRK